From Desulfobacterales bacterium, the proteins below share one genomic window:
- the rfaE2 gene encoding D-glycero-beta-D-manno-heptose 1-phosphate adenylyltransferase encodes MSSKLLDLKTLKARLNALPRQNFRIVFTNGCFDILHAGHIRYLATAKNAGDILIVGLNTDQSVRSIKGNKRPIIPQDQRAEVLAAMASVDYVIYFDEPDPYQLIKAIIPDILVKGADWSKSDIIGADVVEKNGGRILQIPFEFDVSTSKIIDRIVALYGG; translated from the coding sequence ATGAGCTCTAAGCTGCTTGACCTGAAAACACTCAAGGCCCGGTTAAACGCCCTGCCCCGTCAGAATTTCCGGATTGTTTTCACCAACGGGTGCTTTGATATTCTGCATGCCGGCCATATCCGGTACCTTGCGACGGCAAAAAATGCCGGGGATATCCTGATCGTGGGGCTTAACACGGATCAGTCCGTTCGATCTATCAAGGGAAATAAACGCCCGATCATCCCCCAGGACCAGCGGGCGGAAGTCCTTGCCGCGATGGCCAGTGTTGATTATGTTATATATTTTGATGAGCCGGATCCATATCAGCTGATTAAGGCAATTATCCCTGATATTCTGGTAAAAGGCGCGGACTGGTCCAAAAGCGACATTATCGGCGCGGACGTGGTGGAAAAAAACGGCGGCCGGATTCTTCAGATACCGTTTGAATTCGATGTATCCACCTCTAAGATTATTGATCGGATTGTGGCGCTTTATGGGGGGTAG
- a CDS encoding AtpZ/AtpI family protein: MKKETRQMIKELGWYSALGFSVALSVFIGLFIGLFLDKVFGTAPWLMFLFLGFGIVAGFNNIALAIKKVNKMK; encoded by the coding sequence ATGAAAAAAGAAACCCGGCAGATGATAAAGGAGCTGGGCTGGTACAGCGCCCTTGGTTTTTCCGTTGCGCTGTCCGTCTTTATCGGCCTGTTTATCGGTCTGTTTCTGGACAAGGTTTTCGGCACCGCGCCATGGCTCATGTTTTTGTTCCTGGGTTTCGGAATTGTGGCAGGATTCAATAATATTGCGCTTGCCATCAAAAAAGTAAACAAGATGAAATAG
- a CDS encoding Trm112 family protein — MAVSQELLDILVCPKCKGPIHLNESRDGLICDHCKLMYEIRDDIPVMLIDEAQPLDE; from the coding sequence ATGGCTGTGAGCCAGGAACTGCTGGATATCCTCGTGTGCCCCAAATGCAAGGGGCCCATCCATCTGAATGAATCCCGGGACGGCTTGATATGCGACCACTGCAAGCTCATGTATGAAATCCGGGATGATATTCCGGTGATGTTAATCGACGAGGCCCAACCCTTGGACGAATAA
- the rlmB gene encoding 23S rRNA (guanosine(2251)-2'-O)-methyltransferase RlmB encodes MPPRGHDILYGIHPVAEALSAGRRRFEEIFVIKDKPGARIEEIVRQGRSLNLPIRPSSRDELEGLSHTDMHQGIAARTSPFPATDWAEMLMAPSDPAIFLLLDSIMDPQNLGALIRTALCVGVKGVVIPRDRSAGPTPAVSKSSAGALEHIRFAQVVNLVNAMKDLKKIGGWIIGLDAAGYQSLYDTDFTGMVGIVIGGEGGGIRPLVSRECDFLAHIPMKGAINSLNASVAGGVVLYEAFRQQNF; translated from the coding sequence TTGCCCCCCCGCGGACACGACATATTATACGGCATCCACCCGGTGGCAGAGGCGCTTTCAGCCGGCCGCCGAAGGTTCGAAGAAATATTTGTGATAAAGGATAAGCCGGGCGCCCGGATTGAAGAAATCGTTCGGCAGGGCAGATCCCTCAACCTCCCGATCCGCCCGAGCTCCCGGGATGAGCTGGAAGGTCTGAGCCATACTGACATGCACCAGGGGATTGCCGCCCGCACCAGTCCGTTTCCCGCCACGGACTGGGCTGAAATGCTGATGGCGCCGTCTGATCCGGCGATTTTTCTTCTGCTTGACAGTATTATGGATCCCCAGAACCTGGGCGCCCTGATCCGCACCGCCTTGTGCGTGGGCGTAAAAGGGGTGGTAATTCCCAGGGACCGATCCGCCGGGCCCACACCGGCGGTATCCAAATCCTCGGCCGGTGCGCTTGAGCACATCCGGTTCGCCCAGGTGGTCAACCTGGTAAACGCCATGAAAGACTTGAAAAAAATCGGCGGATGGATTATCGGATTGGATGCAGCCGGTTATCAATCACTTTACGACACCGATTTCACCGGCATGGTGGGGATCGTCATCGGCGGCGAAGGCGGCGGCATACGGCCGCTGGTCAGCCGCGAATGTGATTTTCTTGCGCATATTCCCATGAAAGGGGCAATAAACTCTTTAAATGCCTCGGTGGCCGGCGGTGTCGTGCTTTATGAGGCTTTTCGGCAGCAGAATTTTTAG
- a CDS encoding DUF4416 family protein yields the protein MSRPVPPKSAKLIIGLFTNHTRLVQPVFERLQDKFGPIDIISRRFSFNWTDYYEPEMGAGLCRRMTAFGPHINQADLPDIKLYTNAIETDYTAAGKRQINIDPGYLLAERFVLATGKNYTHRIYLGKNIYADLTLIYQNGRFQPLPWTYPDYTEARMREFLTRARSKYLKDLKADGRL from the coding sequence ATGAGCCGGCCCGTGCCGCCAAAGTCCGCCAAGCTGATTATCGGCCTGTTTACAAACCATACCCGCCTGGTTCAGCCGGTATTTGAGCGGCTTCAGGATAAATTCGGGCCGATTGATATCATCAGCCGCAGGTTTTCATTCAACTGGACCGACTACTATGAACCGGAAATGGGCGCCGGTCTTTGCCGGCGGATGACCGCATTCGGCCCGCACATTAACCAGGCCGATCTGCCGGATATCAAGCTCTACACCAATGCCATCGAAACGGACTACACGGCAGCCGGCAAGCGGCAAATAAACATTGATCCCGGCTATCTGCTGGCTGAGCGGTTTGTCCTGGCAACGGGTAAAAACTATACCCATCGCATCTATCTCGGTAAAAATATATATGCGGATCTGACGCTCATTTATCAGAACGGCAGATTTCAACCCCTGCCCTGGACCTATCCGGATTATACGGAAGCCCGGATGCGTGAGTTTTTAACCCGGGCGCGCAGCAAATACCTTAAAGATTTGAAAGCGGACGGACGCCTATGA
- the gmk gene encoding guanylate kinase, with the protein MKRKKMAENRKAKSREQSHKGRLFIVSAPSGAGKSTLCQAAREQFSDLIYSISFTTRAPRTSEKHGVDYFFISKAEFEKRIQQGDWAEWANVHGHYYGTSASFLSQQLSSGRRVLLDIDVQGARQILKQFPDSVTIFIMPPALEVLRERLEKRGGDDPETIKKRLNAAKAEIAQKDLYQHVIVNDQLDKAVAAFCDIISRYPPRS; encoded by the coding sequence ATGAAAAGAAAAAAAATGGCGGAAAACCGCAAGGCTAAAAGCCGGGAACAATCCCATAAAGGGCGCCTGTTTATCGTTTCAGCGCCCTCAGGGGCCGGCAAATCAACGCTTTGTCAGGCCGCGCGCGAACAGTTTTCGGACCTAATCTACTCGATATCCTTTACCACCCGTGCCCCGCGAACCAGTGAAAAACACGGCGTGGATTATTTCTTTATCTCAAAGGCCGAGTTTGAAAAACGCATCCAGCAGGGCGATTGGGCGGAATGGGCCAATGTGCATGGGCACTATTACGGCACATCCGCTTCGTTTTTGAGCCAGCAGCTCTCTTCCGGCCGACGGGTGCTGCTGGATATTGATGTCCAGGGCGCGCGGCAGATTCTAAAACAGTTTCCCGACAGTGTGACGATATTTATCATGCCCCCTGCCCTTGAAGTGCTTCGCGAGCGGCTTGAAAAGCGGGGGGGAGATGATCCGGAAACCATCAAAAAACGCCTGAATGCGGCAAAAGCGGAAATCGCCCAAAAAGATCTCTATCAGCACGTCATTGTCAACGACCAGCTGGATAAAGCAGTGGCCGCGTTTTGCGATATTATTTCGCGCTATCCGCCCCGGTCCTGA
- the selD gene encoding selenide, water dikinase SelD: protein MADEPKITYNLTEKTRASGUAAKLGPELLDRIVSRLPVKTDPRLLVGTETSDDAGVYQINADTALIQTLDFFTPIIDSPYEFGRIAAANALSDVYAMGGEPITAMNIVCFPADDLPETVLRDTLAGGLDVVHQSGATLVGGHSVDDPEFKYGLSVTGIVHPEKIWTNSHAQTGDRLILTKPIGTGILATAVKGKLADAETIQQLIDITTALNKDAAETAREFSPSACTDITGFGLAGHLLEMARASGKEMTLAISRVPFIQTALSFARMGFFPAGAYTNKKYCEKSVSIAAGIDAVETDMLFDPQTSGGLILAVPGEKARAAVDALNKKNIAAQIIGEVTGEKECGRLIITP from the coding sequence ATGGCTGATGAACCGAAGATCACATACAATCTGACCGAAAAAACCCGGGCTTCCGGGTGAGCGGCCAAGCTGGGTCCGGAGTTGCTGGACAGAATTGTGAGCCGGCTGCCGGTTAAGACCGACCCCCGACTTTTGGTGGGCACCGAAACATCGGATGATGCCGGGGTATATCAAATCAATGCGGATACGGCGCTGATTCAAACCCTGGATTTTTTTACCCCGATTATCGATTCCCCCTATGAGTTCGGCCGGATTGCGGCGGCCAACGCATTGAGCGACGTATACGCCATGGGCGGCGAGCCGATCACGGCCATGAATATCGTCTGTTTTCCGGCTGATGATCTGCCGGAAACCGTGTTACGGGATACCCTGGCCGGCGGCCTGGATGTGGTGCATCAATCCGGCGCCACGCTGGTGGGCGGACACAGCGTGGATGATCCGGAATTCAAATACGGCCTCTCTGTTACCGGCATTGTCCATCCGGAAAAAATCTGGACCAACAGCCATGCACAAACCGGCGACCGATTAATTCTCACCAAGCCCATCGGCACCGGTATCCTGGCCACAGCGGTTAAAGGAAAACTCGCGGATGCGGAAACCATTCAACAGCTGATCGATATCACCACCGCATTAAACAAGGATGCGGCGGAAACCGCACGCGAATTCTCTCCCAGTGCCTGCACGGATATCACCGGCTTCGGCCTGGCCGGGCACCTCCTGGAAATGGCGCGGGCGTCCGGAAAGGAGATGACCCTTGCCATCAGCCGGGTGCCGTTTATCCAGACGGCCCTTTCATTTGCCCGTATGGGATTTTTTCCGGCCGGCGCCTATACCAACAAAAAATACTGCGAAAAAAGTGTCTCCATCGCCGCCGGCATTGATGCCGTTGAAACGGATATGCTGTTTGACCCGCAGACCTCCGGCGGCCTGATTCTTGCGGTGCCCGGTGAAAAAGCCCGGGCAGCGGTTGACGCCCTGAATAAAAAAAATATCGCGGCACAGATCATCGGGGAAGTCACCGGAGAAAAAGAATGCGGGCGTTTAATCATTACCCCATGA
- the icd gene encoding NADP-dependent isocitrate dehydrogenase translates to MEQAAKIKINPDGTLNVPDHVIIPFIEGDGTGPDIWRATRIVIEAAVKTAYNGEKQISWKELPVGEKGFQQTGEYLSKEALDTIRNHVVAIKGPLTTPVGKGIRSLNVSIRQELDLYACVRPVKYLDSVPSPMKHPERINMVVFRENTEDLYAGIEWAAGSDDARAVAAFLSDKMGAKLPENPGIGIKPISEKNTKRLVAKAIEYAIEEGYPSVTLMHKGNIMKYTEGAFCSWGYEVAAERFADQTITEAEFYSDYDGRPVSDKVIIKDRIADMLFQQVLLRPEEFGVIATPNLNGDYISDALAAQVGGLGMAPGANIGDKCAVFEATHGTAPKYARLDKVNPSSLILSAAMMLDHMGWKKAAALIRQNLQETIRSRQVTYDLARQIEDAAEMTCSAFGDAIADCKINIAE, encoded by the coding sequence ATGGAACAGGCGGCAAAAATCAAAATAAACCCGGACGGGACCCTGAATGTCCCGGACCATGTGATCATCCCCTTTATCGAGGGGGACGGCACCGGACCGGACATCTGGCGCGCCACCCGGATTGTCATTGAAGCAGCGGTAAAGACCGCGTATAACGGCGAGAAACAGATTAGCTGGAAAGAACTGCCGGTTGGCGAGAAGGGCTTTCAGCAGACCGGTGAGTATCTTTCCAAAGAAGCCCTGGATACCATCCGCAACCATGTAGTGGCCATTAAGGGGCCGCTCACCACGCCGGTGGGAAAAGGCATTCGAAGCCTGAATGTCTCCATCCGCCAGGAACTCGATCTTTACGCCTGTGTGCGCCCGGTCAAATATCTCGATTCCGTGCCAAGCCCCATGAAACACCCGGAAAGAATCAATATGGTGGTTTTCCGGGAAAACACCGAGGATCTTTACGCCGGCATTGAATGGGCGGCCGGAAGCGATGACGCCCGGGCGGTGGCGGCCTTTTTATCCGACAAGATGGGCGCGAAACTGCCGGAAAACCCGGGTATCGGGATCAAGCCGATCAGTGAGAAAAACACCAAGCGCTTAGTGGCCAAAGCCATCGAATATGCCATTGAGGAGGGATACCCCTCGGTCACCCTGATGCACAAAGGCAATATCATGAAATATACGGAGGGTGCTTTCTGCAGCTGGGGCTATGAGGTGGCGGCTGAACGCTTTGCCGACCAAACCATCACTGAGGCGGAATTTTACAGCGACTATGACGGCCGGCCGGTGTCGGATAAAGTCATCATTAAAGACCGGATCGCGGATATGCTGTTTCAGCAGGTCCTGCTCCGGCCGGAAGAATTCGGCGTTATTGCCACACCCAACCTAAACGGCGACTATATCTCCGATGCCCTGGCCGCCCAGGTCGGCGGCTTAGGCATGGCGCCCGGGGCGAATATCGGAGACAAATGCGCGGTATTTGAAGCCACCCATGGCACGGCACCCAAATATGCGAGACTGGACAAGGTAAACCCCAGCTCTCTGATCCTCTCCGCTGCGATGATGCTTGATCATATGGGATGGAAAAAAGCGGCCGCCCTCATCCGGCAAAACCTGCAGGAAACCATCCGCTCCAGACAAGTGACCTATGATCTGGCCCGGCAGATTGAGGATGCCGCGGAAATGACCTGCTCCGCGTTTGGCGATGCGATTGCAGACTGCAAGATCAATATCGCGGAATAA
- a CDS encoding DUF370 domain-containing protein, with product MSYELLNIGFGSYVIADQVLAIVSPNSAPMKRLKEEAKEEGRLIDGTFGRRTRSIILMKNNHVFLSATQTDTIAQRLSVLNEKKKNGGKPQG from the coding sequence ATGTCCTACGAATTGCTGAACATCGGTTTTGGAAGTTATGTGATTGCCGATCAGGTCCTTGCCATTGTATCACCCAATTCAGCGCCGATGAAACGGCTGAAAGAGGAGGCCAAAGAGGAAGGCCGGCTGATTGATGGAACTTTTGGCCGCCGCACCCGCTCGATCATTCTGATGAAAAACAATCATGTCTTTTTATCCGCAACTCAGACGGACACCATCGCCCAGCGGCTCTCGGTGTTGAATGAAAAGAAAAAAAATGGCGGAAAACCGCAAGGCTAA
- a CDS encoding YicC/YloC family endoribonuclease has protein sequence MIRSMTAYADTELTIDQTRVTMEIRGYNSRYLDFTFRIPPNYQFLEEKIRLAVSEKISRGRIEIKLSIQSVSEAPEAFEVNKSMAEGYYAALKTLKEHLHLEEPVPLSLLAAKSGVIEPAKTEVEAETIWAAVSEALERVLAEFMDMKTAEGKNIAADLEKRLQTINGMIQKIESRSSGLLEVYQERLKERINTLTHGMIDVDNARIAQEAAFLADKSDISEEIVRAKSHLDQFEQLMTGLEPAGRSLNFLLQEFNREFNTMGSKAGHAEISHTIVAAKTELEKIREQVQNIE, from the coding sequence ATGATTCGAAGCATGACCGCCTATGCTGACACGGAGCTGACCATTGATCAAACCCGTGTGACAATGGAAATCCGCGGCTACAACAGCCGGTACCTGGATTTTACCTTCCGGATTCCCCCCAACTACCAGTTTCTGGAAGAAAAAATCCGGCTGGCGGTTTCGGAAAAAATCAGCCGGGGACGTATTGAAATCAAGCTTTCCATCCAGTCGGTTTCAGAGGCGCCCGAAGCCTTTGAAGTGAACAAATCCATGGCCGAAGGCTATTATGCCGCCCTAAAAACGCTAAAGGAACATTTACATCTTGAGGAACCTGTCCCGTTAAGCCTGCTTGCCGCCAAATCCGGCGTCATCGAACCCGCAAAGACGGAAGTTGAGGCCGAGACCATCTGGGCGGCCGTATCAGAGGCCCTGGAGCGGGTCCTTGCCGAATTCATGGACATGAAAACCGCGGAGGGCAAAAATATTGCCGCAGATCTTGAGAAACGGCTGCAAACCATAAACGGTATGATCCAGAAAATTGAAAGCCGGTCTTCGGGACTTCTGGAAGTCTATCAGGAACGCTTAAAGGAACGGATCAACACCCTGACCCATGGCATGATCGATGTGGATAACGCCCGGATCGCCCAGGAGGCCGCATTTCTTGCGGACAAAAGCGACATTTCGGAAGAAATCGTCCGCGCCAAAAGCCATCTGGATCAATTCGAACAACTCATGACCGGCCTGGAACCCGCCGGCCGGTCACTTAATTTTCTGCTTCAGGAATTTAACCGGGAATTTAACACCATGGGCAGTAAAGCCGGCCATGCGGAAATTTCTCATACCATTGTGGCCGCAAAAACCGAACTGGAAAAAATCCGCGAACAGGTGCAAAACATTGAGTGA
- a CDS encoding ATP synthase subunit I has protein sequence MTTQQRLLKFILYGNWILLGIAGLVGLVFAPFDFTKGIIAGGLLVTINFHLLYRTLKKSLTPPYLASHSVMLVKYYIRFIVSGIVIFILLSGGYVHPLGLFVGLSVVVASIFLATISEVKKLIFKEAI, from the coding sequence ATGACAACACAGCAGCGCTTACTCAAATTTATACTATATGGAAACTGGATTTTACTGGGGATTGCCGGACTGGTCGGATTGGTGTTCGCCCCGTTTGATTTTACCAAAGGCATTATTGCCGGCGGGCTGCTGGTCACCATCAATTTTCATCTGCTTTACCGCACCCTTAAGAAATCGCTGACACCGCCATACCTGGCCTCTCACAGCGTGATGCTGGTCAAGTACTACATTCGGTTCATCGTGAGCGGTATCGTGATTTTTATTTTGCTTTCCGGCGGGTATGTCCATCCCCTGGGATTGTTTGTCGGTCTCTCGGTCGTTGTGGCGAGCATTTTTCTGGCCACCATCAGCGAGGTTAAGAAACTCATATTCAAGGAGGCGATCTGA
- a CDS encoding carbon-nitrogen family hydrolase: MGILTAGIYQFDIMRGQVDANVRRALAGISRLSDQGADLAVLPEMFSSSFDYPALSEHVRKTPEIIELLSKAARAKSLAIAGSLPEADAGAIYNTLYVIGKDGDIAGKYRKAHLFSMIGEDKNLEAGTSAVVCETGGRRFGLMICYDLRFPEICRTLALKGAEVVIVSAQWPAARIDHWDTLLRARAIENQLFVVAANRCGQEGKLIYPGHSQIISPQGEVIAMSASPESATTARLDLTEIQKFRKQFDCLSERVPSIYEL; the protein is encoded by the coding sequence ATGGGGATTCTGACTGCCGGCATCTATCAGTTTGACATCATGCGGGGCCAAGTGGATGCCAACGTCCGCCGCGCCCTGGCAGGCATTTCCCGGCTGAGCGATCAGGGCGCAGACCTGGCGGTGCTGCCGGAAATGTTTTCAAGCAGCTTCGATTATCCGGCGCTCTCCGAACACGTCCGAAAAACACCGGAAATTATTGAACTCCTGTCCAAAGCGGCGAGAGCCAAATCCCTCGCAATTGCCGGCTCACTGCCTGAAGCGGATGCCGGGGCCATTTACAACACCCTTTATGTAATCGGCAAAGACGGCGATATTGCCGGTAAATACAGAAAGGCGCATCTGTTTTCCATGATCGGCGAGGATAAAAACCTTGAAGCGGGCACCTCCGCTGTGGTCTGCGAAACCGGCGGCCGGCGGTTTGGGCTGATGATCTGTTATGATCTCAGGTTCCCGGAAATCTGCCGCACGCTTGCCTTAAAAGGGGCGGAAGTCGTCATCGTATCCGCCCAATGGCCGGCCGCGCGGATCGATCACTGGGACACGCTGCTTCGGGCCCGGGCCATTGAGAACCAGCTGTTTGTGGTGGCGGCAAACCGTTGCGGGCAGGAGGGGAAATTGATATACCCGGGGCATTCCCAGATAATCTCCCCCCAGGGCGAGGTAATTGCCATGAGCGCATCCCCGGAGTCCGCCACAACAGCCCGGCTTGACCTGACAGAAATTCAAAAATTCCGGAAACAATTTGATTGCCTCTCCGAGAGGGTCCCGTCGATCTATGAGCTCTAA
- a CDS encoding dihydroorotate dehydrogenase electron transfer subunit: protein MLQETAKILWNEPVAEAVYRMGLTGGVQYAAADPGQFVTLRLPGESTPLLRRPFSIHRVHTSQGRVKRIEILYKAVGDFTRKLARQKKGDTLDLLGPLGHGYTVSPHIQSAALVAGGIGVAPMVFLAEKLKSAGTLLKDSVACLGGRSAADILCEADFQSMGIETQIATEDGSLGEKGLVTTVLADWLKNNKPDMIYACGPMPMLDAVSSIARQHERPCEVSIETIMACGVGACLGCAIKDTEHGQGYGHVCIDGPVFRADRVLGIRY from the coding sequence ATGCTGCAGGAAACAGCCAAAATCTTATGGAATGAACCGGTTGCAGAGGCCGTATACCGCATGGGACTGACCGGCGGCGTCCAGTACGCGGCCGCAGATCCCGGCCAATTTGTAACGCTTCGCCTGCCGGGCGAATCCACCCCGCTTCTGCGGCGGCCGTTTTCCATCCACCGGGTTCATACAAGCCAGGGCCGGGTTAAACGAATTGAAATCCTATATAAGGCAGTGGGCGATTTTACCCGAAAACTCGCCCGGCAAAAAAAAGGCGATACGCTCGATCTGCTGGGCCCCCTGGGCCATGGGTACACGGTCTCTCCGCACATTCAAAGCGCCGCTTTGGTGGCCGGCGGGATCGGGGTTGCGCCCATGGTTTTTCTGGCTGAAAAACTTAAAAGCGCCGGGACGCTTTTGAAAGACTCCGTGGCCTGCCTGGGGGGGCGATCTGCGGCGGATATTTTATGCGAGGCGGATTTTCAATCCATGGGCATAGAGACGCAAATCGCCACCGAGGACGGCAGTCTCGGCGAAAAGGGCCTGGTCACAACGGTTTTGGCTGACTGGCTTAAAAACAACAAGCCGGACATGATTTATGCCTGCGGTCCCATGCCCATGCTTGATGCGGTTTCATCCATCGCCAGACAGCATGAACGGCCCTGCGAGGTCTCGATTGAAACCATCATGGCCTGCGGGGTGGGCGCATGCCTGGGCTGCGCCATAAAGGACACCGAACACGGCCAAGGATACGGGCATGTATGTATTGACGGGCCGGTGTTTCGGGCGGATAGAGTATTGGGGATTAGGTATTAG
- the pgeF gene encoding peptidoglycan editing factor PgeF produces the protein MIAHRRDGILYFEFHSLAGFSGLRHSIFTRAGGCSQSPYDSLNMGGSSNDETEKVKRNCALIQDCIQSPWPIVFASQVHGSEVIALKQADGGAPPLELTADALITDIAGMPIGIQLADCQAILLYDPVRSVAANIHAGWRGSIQNIAGKTLARMQSEFSCEPADICAAVSPSLGPCCSEFKNYQTEIPETFWPYRDHRNHFNFWAITRDQLTGAGVLPENIEFSNICTRCNVHLFYSYRKNPETGRFAAVIAIIDK, from the coding sequence ATGATTGCACACCGCAGAGATGGCATCCTTTATTTTGAGTTTCATTCTCTGGCCGGATTTTCCGGGCTGCGGCACAGCATTTTTACCCGGGCGGGCGGCTGCAGCCAGAGCCCCTATGACAGCTTAAATATGGGGGGGAGCAGCAATGATGAAACAGAGAAGGTTAAACGCAACTGCGCCCTGATACAAGACTGTATCCAAAGCCCCTGGCCGATAGTTTTTGCCAGCCAGGTTCACGGTTCGGAGGTGATTGCCCTCAAACAAGCAGATGGGGGCGCCCCTCCCCTGGAACTGACCGCTGATGCCCTGATCACAGATATTGCCGGCATGCCGATAGGAATTCAGCTGGCGGACTGCCAGGCCATACTCCTGTATGACCCGGTCCGGTCGGTGGCGGCAAACATTCATGCGGGGTGGCGGGGAAGCATCCAAAATATTGCCGGGAAAACGCTCGCGCGCATGCAGTCCGAGTTCTCATGTGAGCCGGCGGATATTTGCGCGGCCGTATCCCCATCGCTTGGCCCCTGCTGCAGCGAATTTAAAAATTATCAAACCGAAATCCCGGAAACATTCTGGCCCTATCGGGACCATCGGAACCATTTTAACTTCTGGGCGATTACCCGGGATCAGCTGACAGGCGCCGGCGTTTTACCGGAAAACATCGAATTTTCAAACATATGCACCCGATGCAATGTCCACCTGTTCTATTCATACCGGAAAAATCCGGAAACCGGCCGATTCGCCGCGGTCATCGCTATTATTGACAAATAG
- a CDS encoding ComF family protein — protein MQTARSISRNKAFAQVAAAFREALFPNKCLACGRLFHLKSYESPPPALDRSLSPAVFEAIMAPWLCPDCRPAFFPIESPKCPICGVMFKSRVGPDHICSECLTQKIYFDHIRSAGAYDGALMSTVHALKYNQKTQLSRPLGRLLFHALICYPEIGMPDMVIPVPLHAGKLKNRGFNQAALLLAQWPDFFRRHGDWLPALVPDGKILRRTRKTPTQTGLSRQARKENIRQAFSLAGKKRIQGKNLLLIDDVCTTGATVNECARTLKYGGADCVNVLTLARAS, from the coding sequence TTGCAGACTGCAAGATCAATATCGCGGAATAAAGCCTTTGCGCAGGTGGCAGCCGCCTTCAGGGAGGCGCTTTTTCCAAACAAGTGCCTGGCCTGCGGGCGGTTGTTTCACCTAAAATCTTATGAGAGCCCCCCGCCCGCTCTTGACCGGTCCCTGTCGCCGGCGGTTTTTGAAGCCATCATGGCCCCTTGGTTGTGCCCTGACTGCCGCCCGGCATTTTTCCCCATTGAATCGCCCAAGTGCCCCATATGCGGGGTAATGTTTAAAAGCCGGGTGGGTCCGGATCATATTTGCAGCGAGTGCCTCACCCAGAAAATATATTTCGATCATATCCGGTCGGCCGGGGCGTACGACGGCGCCCTGATGAGCACCGTTCATGCCCTGAAATACAATCAGAAAACCCAGTTGTCCCGGCCCCTTGGCCGATTGTTGTTTCATGCCCTGATTTGCTATCCGGAAATCGGAATGCCGGATATGGTTATTCCGGTCCCCCTGCATGCCGGCAAATTAAAAAATCGGGGGTTTAACCAGGCGGCCCTGCTTTTGGCCCAATGGCCGGATTTTTTCCGCCGGCACGGGGATTGGCTGCCGGCGCTCGTCCCTGACGGCAAAATTCTGCGGCGAACGAGAAAAACCCCCACCCAGACCGGATTAAGCCGGCAGGCGCGAAAGGAAAATATCCGGCAGGCGTTTTCACTGGCCGGAAAAAAACGGATCCAGGGGAAAAACCTGCTTTTGATTGATGACGTCTGCACCACCGGGGCGACGGTGAACGAATGCGCCCGCACCCTGAAATACGGCGGTGCGGACTGTGTAAATGTATTGACACTGGCCCGCGCGTCATGA